The DNA sequence TAGAAAACTCCAGCATTTTAGGGTCAATCATAAGCAGACGCAGTTGATCCGGAGAGTTTTTGTAAAGTAATGACAGGATCATCGCATTGATACCGACAGACTTACCGCTACCAGTTGTTCCTGCGATCAGTAAGTGCGGCAGCTTTTTAAGATCTGTTACAAAAGGTTTCCCTACTATGTCTTTTCCAAGTGCAATTGTAAGCGGTGAAGATGAATTTTTAAAGAGTTTATCATCTAAAAGCTCGCGTAAGTAGATAGTATCTACCGTTTCGTTCGGTATCTCAATCCCTACAACATCTTTACCTGGAATCGGTGCTTGAATACGGATAGTTTCAGCAGAAAGAGCCATTGCCAAGTCATCTTGCAGGTTTAAAATCTTGCTTACTTTTACATTTGCAGCAGGTTTAAATTCAAACGTTGAAACAACAGGTCCTGCATATGTACGAACAACATCACCCTCTATTTTAAAGTGTGCCAGTTTATCGATAAGATATTTTATTTTTCCGTCTAATTCGCTTTCATCAACAGACTTAGAAGATGTAGAAGGTTTTTGTAAAAAATCAATAGAAGGCAACTTGAAGTTTTTCGGTTTTTCTGTTTTTCCAACTTCAATGTCGGCAAGAAGTTTTTTATTTTCTTCCAGTTCGTCTACTATTACGGCACCTTTACGCTCTTTAATCTCTTTTGCAACTTCCAAAATATTATGTTTTTTCTCTACATCTTGACGTAAAAAAGCCGGTTTATCGATCTCTTCTTCTATATTTTCATCTAATTCAAATGTTTGTTGAATTTTAGGTATAGCCGTCTCTTCTGTTGGTGCTTCAATCTCTTCTACTGTAACAGTTGTCTCTTCTTCAATGATGTTCTCTTCTATAAACTCTTGATATTCTTCAAATTGGGGTTCTTCCTCTTTTTGTTTAGGGTTTGATTCAGAACGGCGGAAAGAGGACAACATATGTGTAAAAAGTTCGGCAGCATCTTTTTCAAATACAATTACAACCGAAACTAAACTGATAATAAACCAAAAGACCCATAGTCCGAATAATCCTATATAAGGAGAAAGGAAATCAACAAAATCTGCACCGAATTTTCCACGATACTCATCGCTTACTAGTAATGCTTGAGCCAATAAAGTAGAAAACAGTACTAAAAAAGCAGCAACACTCAGTTCTGCTTTTCTAAAGTCAAAACTGACATCTTTGTAAAGTTTATATAAGGGGTAAAGAAGTACAAAGAGATAAATGTAAGATATATAACCAAAATACTGATGATTAAATGATGCAAAGCTTACACCAAAGCTCCCCATCAAACTTGTTGTTCCAAGGATTGTAGCAAAACCTAAATAAATTAAAACACCAAATACAACGATAAAAAAAGTATCCCTCAATACCTCACCTTTAAAACATATAGAAATTTAAAAGAAGTATAGCTAAAAATGTTCCAATTATAAATAGTTCACAAGACTTAATTGCGAAACTTTTCCTATAGTTGAAAGCATTGCTTGATAATTGGTAGTTAACTGTTGTAATGTTAAAGATGCTTCAGCAAGGTCCGTATCAATCACTGATGAACGCAATGTTTTTGTTGTAACGTCTAAAATTGTTACACGTTGTAAAGATTGATCAAGCGTATTTGACTGTGCCCCTACTCTTGAATGCATACTTAAAATGTGATCTTGTAAAGCATCCATTCTTGCAATTGCATTTTGCATCCCTATTACACGCTCACTACCGACTGATGCATTAGGATTATTTTTATATTCTTCAACTGAACGTATCATTGCATCGATTGATTTAAAAAAATCATTTTTCGGATCTGTTACCGTTAAAGAGTTATTTGCTTGGAAAGCACCTACAGAAGCTGCACCTGCTGTAAAACTTCCACTATTTGCATCATATAAAGAGATTGTAGCCTTTGTATTACCGTTTGTAAGGTCTTTAAAAGCCACTTTCCCATCATATGTTAAGTAAGTTTCACCACTGAATTTCGCAGATGCTATGGCATTATCGTAATCTGTAGCAGTTGCACCTGCCGGAAGATTCTTTGTAATTGCCATGTTTACAACATCCAATAATTGTTGATATGTCATATCATCACCGTTTACTGCTGTTCTTCCTGCTGTATCCATATTAAAAATATCATAACTTGTAGCAGTTGCATTATCTACAAATGTTGAACCTGCACTATTGATATTAATTGTAATATCATACGGTGTAACACCATCAATTGTTGTTCCTGTCAAACGTAGTTGTGTCCCGTCTAAAGTACCGGCAGTTCCTTGAGAAAGGTCAAACACTTCAGATAACTTTGTAGAAGCATCTGCAAATGCATTTGTTCCTTTAATAATTTGCGGTACATTTGAAGTAATATTTGATCCATTAACACTAAATGCAGCTCGATCGTAAATAAGACCTTCAATATTTGTCGGTGCACCACTTGCAGCAGTAAAACCTGACTTTGTAAACTCTTTTACAAAAAGATTAGGATTAGCTGCAACTGAAGTTCCTCCAATAATAGCATCAAAATTTGTTTCACCGCTATCTAAAAGATCGATATTTGCTACATTGGCTGCCCCGGCACCTGAATAATCAACTGCTCCAACCATATGAAAATCTATTTTCGAAGAACCATCAATCTTATCATAAACAACAATTTCACCTGCATCGTTTAATGAAACATTCACAACTTGTTTAGAACCTGTGTTACCGTATTGCTTACCGATTTCATCTAAAAGATCACTGACTTTATCATTATCTGAAAATGATATTTGAGTATTAAAGTTAGTACCGTCACTTTTTGTCCCGCGTACATAGAAATAATATGTATTTGCAGGCACACTGGTATTATCTGTATCTCCCATGAATTGTCTCATTGTACTTGAAGAAGACAAATAATCGTTATCGGCAACAGATGCTTGAAGTGCCGGATAGTCCTGTAGAAGATTATAGTTGGCTACATTGGTCGTAATTTCACGGTTTACAGTTGTATTTTCACCTAAAAAAAGATCTGCGCCTGAAATATTGAACTGCTGTTTATTATTTGATCCTACAAAAGCATCAAGTCTATCAGCATTACCTTGATAAATCCCATTGTCGTCAATAGGTTTTACATCAAGTGCCGATCCGGAAAATAAAAAATTACCATTAATAGAAGTATTTGCCAAACCTCTTAAGTTGCTTTCTAAACCTCTTAACTCATTTGCAATTGCATTTCTTGAAGTTTCATCGTTTGTATCATTGGTAGCTTGGATTAGAA is a window from the Sulfurimonas sp. C5 genome containing:
- a CDS encoding DNA translocase FtsK 4TM domain-containing protein, which codes for MRDTFFIVVFGVLIYLGFATILGTTSLMGSFGVSFASFNHQYFGYISYIYLFVLLYPLYKLYKDVSFDFRKAELSVAAFLVLFSTLLAQALLVSDEYRGKFGADFVDFLSPYIGLFGLWVFWFIISLVSVVIVFEKDAAELFTHMLSSFRRSESNPKQKEEEPQFEEYQEFIEENIIEEETTVTVEEIEAPTEETAIPKIQQTFELDENIEEEIDKPAFLRQDVEKKHNILEVAKEIKERKGAVIVDELEENKKLLADIEVGKTEKPKNFKLPSIDFLQKPSTSSKSVDESELDGKIKYLIDKLAHFKIEGDVVRTYAGPVVSTFEFKPAANVKVSKILNLQDDLAMALSAETIRIQAPIPGKDVVGIEIPNETVDTIYLRELLDDKLFKNSSSPLTIALGKDIVGKPFVTDLKKLPHLLIAGTTGSGKSVGINAMILSLLYKNSPDQLRLLMIDPKMLEFSIYNDIPHLLTPVITKPKQAIAALNNMVAEMERRYAAMADTRTKNIENYNEKAKKEGFEPIPYIVVIIDELADLMMTSGKDVEHSIARLAQMARASGIHLIVATQRPSVDVVTGLIKANLPSRISYRVGQKVDSKIILDQMGAESLLGRGDMLFTPPGATGLVRLHAPWSTEEEIEEIVEFIKSQREPNYDKSFLVEDSSESSERSEVFEELDPLYEEAKSVVLNDRKTSISYLQRKLQIGYNRSARVIEQLEQEGILSAPNAKGIREII
- a CDS encoding flagellar biosynthesis protein FlgL, producing the protein MRVTSAMYYNSIYQKNNSNLNKQLFDVNKQIASGLKIQYAHEDVTAFSQTMRLDNEITILSQVKQSTENGYKVSNQTDSIMNEFGDLMNRFRTLLIQATNDTNDETSRNAIANELRGLESNLRGLANTSINGNFLFSGSALDVKPIDDNGIYQGNADRLDAFVGSNNKQQFNISGADLFLGENTTVNREITTNVANYNLLQDYPALQASVADNDYLSSSSTMRQFMGDTDNTSVPANTYYFYVRGTKSDGTNFNTQISFSDNDKVSDLLDEIGKQYGNTGSKQVVNVSLNDAGEIVVYDKIDGSSKIDFHMVGAVDYSGAGAANVANIDLLDSGETNFDAIIGGTSVAANPNLFVKEFTKSGFTAASGAPTNIEGLIYDRAAFSVNGSNITSNVPQIIKGTNAFADASTKLSEVFDLSQGTAGTLDGTQLRLTGTTIDGVTPYDITININSAGSTFVDNATATSYDIFNMDTAGRTAVNGDDMTYQQLLDVVNMAITKNLPAGATATDYDNAIASAKFSGETYLTYDGKVAFKDLTNGNTKATISLYDANSGSFTAGAASVGAFQANNSLTVTDPKNDFFKSIDAMIRSVEEYKNNPNASVGSERVIGMQNAIARMDALQDHILSMHSRVGAQSNTLDQSLQRVTILDVTTKTLRSSVIDTDLAEASLTLQQLTTNYQAMLSTIGKVSQLSLVNYL